tgtgtgtgtgtatatatatatatatatatatatatagagagagagagagagagagagagagagagagagagagagagagagagagtttgtgtGTGTTCAACTAGCATATTATTACTTAATTGTATTGCAAcgcaactctctttctctctctatatatatatttataccgTTATGTGCTACTAACTCTAGTTAGTATCTGTTATTCTCTAGCAAttgcttctaaattttaaatgacTAAAGTAATGAGTGCTTCTGATTAATAAATGTTTTAGTGCACTTTTAAGTACATACATGCATGACAAATTTGTGGTATACTACTTTAACCAGCAAATTTATAGACAGAAACCAAAAACTTGGTTAAAGATTTATAGACAGAGAAATCAAAAACTTGATTAAAGAAACTTTCGACATCAAcactcaaataattttaaacactCAATTAAGTTGCTTCTTCTGACAAGAGAATTCATTTACTTCTTCTGatacttatttttatttcataacCAAATTGCGCACACCGAAAACAGCAGAATTTAGAGATCAGTACAAATTAAGTGCTAGTGTTCAAACATATCATTAATTACCAAACACTTATCACCTTATGATTGATGTTGCTAGGACACTCAATAAGCAAAaggacacacacacacacacacatacacacacacacacacacaatttaGAGCAAATTTTTCGCAGCTGGATCGGCTTTTATTTCGTACCCGAGATGAAGTGTGGTCTGATCTTGGTGATGCGAGTAGTGCGATGCTGCATCCAACATACTGACATGATAGTAGTTTCTCGAATCAAACGTCGGAAGAGCGTCCAATTCGGTTCCACCGGATACAATGTTAGCCTGCTGCGCTCGCTCGCTGTCTGCTATCTGAGGATTCCAAAATTTGAAAAGGGCACAGATTTTTGCAGATTGTAACATCCTGGTACGTAAATAGtcgcattttttttgtttttgtagggtaaattgcaccatttTTGTTCCTGATCAGACcttttaattgttaaatttgtgTGTTCTTGTCCTTTGCATTTCATTGCAATCTTACACTTTTTGGTTAAATTGCACCAGTCACATAATCATCATCCAACTCCTATGTGAACAATTTAAGTACTTAGCCACAGAACTTTAATGAAAATGGTAAGATTGCGACATTATGCAAAGATTAGGGACTGAAACCTGCTTAAGCAATCGAGAACCAGCAgtgcagtgcaatttaccctttttttttttttttcatgatgtATAATTAGCTACACTCTTGATTATTTATTGAacttaattccaaaaaaaattaacaaaatctATTGTTCTGAGTTACCTTAGCTCTGAGGTGCATATTGTCATTTTGAAGATCTGCTTCCTACATGTTAAAGAAGGCCAGAGGAGAATCACTATAGGAAGTAGCTTTATAAGGAAAGAACAATAAGATAAGTGGAATTAACTACAAGAGTTTTAGTTTAGTTCAAAAGTTTACCCTTTTCTGCATGTATTCGATCTCCGCAAACAGCTGCTCATGCTGTTTATTCAGCAGAAATTAACACAAGATTAGTTAAGTAGAATATAGAGCTAAAAAAACCTACTAAATTAATGTGAATAAATTAAGTTATCatcatttatttaattacttGAGAGAATTAGGATATTTGAAACATGGCAGGTTTTATATGATTGTGGAGTATTAGAGTTTACCTTCTTTGATCTAATCCGAGCAATGCCTCTCTCGAGCCTGTTCTCGAGTTGCTTGAGCTCTTTAGCTGTCAAATTACTCAGTGCTTCACCCATGAGGTGCCTGAAAATTAGTAGTGATGCATTTAAAACTAGTAAGAAGAGCAAATCACacttttgaagttttaaaaccATATAGAACATATTGCTATAGATTACCATAATAAGTGGGAGTTACATTTCTAGATTAATAAGTAcgtgtatatatagagagagagaaagagagagggttaATTAACTTGTTTGCATTTTGCAGAATCTGTATCTGGTGGCGGAGCTTCGCTGCTTCTTGCTGATAGTATTGCTGATTAAACCATGAAAACACAGTCAAGTTGAGAAAAGGATAAAGAGCAAGTGACTATATAAGATGAATGATTTAGTACTCTTTATGGGGTTATTAATTTACATCTCTTTGTTAGCTATTTAATTTTTCGAACATCAACTATTTTAGCTAACTTTCATAGATAAAACACTTCATGCttgcaataaataataaaatatagcgCTTGTCTGACCAGACTGGAGCTTTTATAAAAGTGTTGTTTAGATATTATTGACTTACTAGTTTCAGCCTCAAAATTAAgctcattttaattatttttgtcacGCCATTGGCCTGCTTCTTTAGAATATAATTAGAGAAGCTAGTTTTGGAGATGAGCAAAAGAAGCTCATATATAGTTTTCTTGTAAATCAAATGAGCTAACACTTGAAGTCAGTATTTATGAAAGTAATTAGCAGACAAGTACTGTTCAGAGAAATATACGATCGATTCCAAACATTAATAAGAATGGATCAATATCTCATCTATATACAAGTAATTATCGCATCACTCGCATTAGCAACATCAAAGCATGCATCATTGccaaaaaattcatattcatgTGATTAAGCACTATTATTGAATCTTTTTCCTCTGAAAATTTTCGCAATTGGCTTCTGATAAGCAAACTATATATGGATAATATTTAGTCCAAACCAGTAAATTTATACCTCACTGAGTCGAGAAATTGCCAAGATGTTGTATTACGAGAAATGCtgatatgaaattttttgaaaaaagaaatgctTACATGAGAATTGACCTCTACAGTGGAGCTTGAATTTGGACTGTTGGAACAGGCCTTCTTGTACCTCTCAATGGTTGATCTTATGCTGCAACAAACATAGAAAAGTCGAATTATTTATACACATTTTGAAGGATACATTGTACGATTAAACGATTAACCATATGAATAAAATGGCTCAAATTGTCGATTTAAGGATCGAAAGAATGATTCAGGTTTCTATAATTTTAAGAAAGAGGGGGTCTGTGTAAGAGAAGTTGgtttaattcttatttttacTTATTGAAATCTCTTCTGACataaatattgttatattcCCTTCTTTTACTTCATTTCGGAAGGTTTTGCCACAGAATAATAAGACAAATGGATTTTAATGAAAATCCAAACAAAGTTATAATTTGAATGGCATATTCACATATAATTAGTATTTGCAGCAAATGCATCAGAGGGTGCAAAAACACAAAATGTTCTTTTTGCCTCTAATTCAACTGTTCAGCTTCATCTTGTGATGCTAAAATCTGCTTACAATAAAGCAACTGTTGCACCAAAAGATGAAAGAGCTGCATATAAATGTGCCATatattaaacaaacaaaaagtggaataaaataacttgaattttttttctttcactaaagTGAAATAAGTATGTTGAGAATAGTTTCATTcagtatctctctctctctctctctctctctctctctctctctctctctctgattctGTAGTTGCTTGACTACTTTTTGACACACAGTgtagtttttcctttttaagcTCCCAAAGgaaacatgcatatatacacACCAGCTAAATAAAAGGACCAGTTATATACACTCCTCTTCTAATGTAACAAATATAAAAGCTTCAATTCTTTTTCATCTGTACAAAGCAAAAAGCAAGTCTCCTGATTGTTTCATGTAAAGTGTTCTAACATGGAGATGGAAACTGTGGCTTCTCTCCATTGACCTTCCTTTGAGGTGCTAAGAAGTTAATATATACCTTGTTTCTAAtgcctagctatatataatgCTTCTTTGTCACCAACTGTACCTCctcaggagagagagagagagagagagagagagagagagagagagagatgactgCAGCTAGAGTGTCCAGCATAATATGTAAGACAAGAAAGGCAAGGCAAGAAAGAAGggaagggagggagggaggaaaCCCTAAAGATTGAAACtgcatatatattgtaataaatACCATAGAAGGGCTATATAGCTAGTCATGTTGTATTCATATGGTGACATGGAAATTATTAGCCATTAGTAGAGGAGACCTCTCACAGTTtcctcaacatatatatataaaaaaaggagTATAGAGTATATCAATCAAATTAGAGGAAAAGAAATAGCATATACACTGAGAGATCTCTCAGTGAGGCAAAAACCCTCTTCACCAAAGTAAACAACATACTTAATTTGGAACTCTTCACACATATATGACAAGAGATAGAAGATCTGCTCCTTCAGAAACTTAATTttgagaaatgaaaaaaaaaaaaaaggaagagaagaaatgaAGAAAGAAGCAAACATTAATTGATCCAAAAAAACTCAAACTCCTAGCTATAGCTGCACTTTTTTCCTAGTCCATATATAATAATACCCATAATATAAGTGACATACAATTActtaaaaatctttttaattaCCAGTAAAATAACACTATAGTATACAAGAAAGTTCCCATTTTCAAAGGTCATtcatggttatatatatatatatatatatatataatatatatatatatatataattaagcacACCATCATGAATTGAACAGGTAGTGAAAtaatatatactttaatttactttctttataatTAAATCCCTTAATGATGCAaactatgtatgtatatatatatagtgacacTTCAATTGGAGTTGAGAAGGGATATTGATAATATTAGATGCTAACAAGATGGTAATTCTACCGATTAttattaagaaaacaaaattaatggTAATTAGAGGAGGAGAAAAGAATTGAGTACATCTATACACCTGCTATTCGAGTACTCGTAAAGCCGGCCTCGGGTAGAGAAGATAACGAGGGCGATCTCGGCGTCGCAAAGCACCGACAGCTCGTACGCTTTCTTGAGCAGGCCGTTGCGCCGCTTGCAGAAGGTGACTTGGCGGCTCGTCGTGTTCTCGATCCTCTTTATCTCAATCTTTCCCCTCCCcattgttattgttattgttattattattatctctcTAGCTAGATCTCCTTCACAATTCCCTGAGTCAAGCAACAATTTACACTACTTCAAAAACATATATACTTGTTtagaagctatatatatatagagagagagagagagctatggTTTCTTGCAaaacaaatgaaaataataataactaccATGCATGTGGCTGGATCTGAACTTGCTAATTGATTTTTagttattaatttcaaaataatttatctctACACCTCCACCTAGGCTCAATCCTAGCTAGTagaatttcacaaaaaaaatgaagaaaaaagaattaccaaattgaataataataataataataaatctatGGAAAAATACCATCgataattttgtttttctgaaaaagaagaatttaattaattaaggtggtTAAAAGATTTCATAGGTGAACAAGGATTCAAGGTGAAGCGTGAACAAATTTAATTGAGCAACTccaacaaaataattattatgaGCTAGATCTTAGAGGATGAAAGAAGaacagaaataaatatttagatttaattatatGAGAAAATagtttgtatatataattatttccttaagttttttttttattttttatattccccacttttttggtttttgggaAGTGAGAGAAATTAAGAACCAACCTGGGAACTGCTCATATAGATTTAACTACTTCCATATGGAACTACCAatgaatcaaaataaaagagaagtacaaaaatttaactaaaacaAAACCCGTGGATTAAACTCTTTAAtttgaagaaacaaaagagaatgAGAAAACGTGTATCCGATCTAATCAATCAAACAACTCTTATTTATTCTGCTTCGTTAGTTAATAATTACCTCTTCCatgaacaaaaaagaaaaaaagaaagatgtaCATAGGAAaagaaatctatatatatatatatatatatatatatatcatgaagAAACAAACTATGCTATATACAAATTTCGTGGTATATGTGCATATAATTACCACTTTATATATAGCTTTTTTTTAGTCATGCATAGATCTCCAGGAACTCcactgtagagagagagaggggtgtgaggaagaggaagagagagagagaagggcacTGCATGGGGTTGGCATTGGATGGAGGGGCTTTCCTTATAAAGGAAGGAGGGAAAAGAGTGGCAGGATGTAATAGAGTTCCAACAGTTTAATGTTGTACGGGTataacgatccgacccgctagcaataataactcgataaattttaaattaccagcccaaaatatttaagtctaattattattattaaggtgGAAGTCTTGTATATTCCAACTATAACCTATTTTTCATCCGATATAGAACTACTGAGGCGTTACAGACTCCATGACACTATCGGGGCGTTACATACTCCACATGTTTAGATCCTAACGTTCTCATcaggtccaaaccagatcacaaaTATACAAACCAGAATTACTAGGCGATATAATATTAGAGGTAATTCTTACGGGTTCAAGAGATGAGTCCCATCAAATTCGTTGGTGTGGTACTTTGCCTCATATAGCACTTAGCTTTTATACTTCTTacccaacaagttattactGCTAacgggtcggatcgttacaaaTATGTAGTGCTGAGGGTTAAAAGCTTGCTTATTGATGTCTGAGGTCATAAATTCAATGTACATCTAGTTGTTTTGCATTGTTAACTGAGTTCatttgtaaaaaagaaaaagaaaattaagaagcGGACACCTTGCtagctatttctctctctctctctctcaaaaaaaaaaaaaaaagtttgaaaagctcaaaagtaattttaattttccttctttaaaatacataaaataaaattaataatttcaattttaatactTGCAGTGCTAGCATCTATATATAGACGATCCAAATCCTTTGTGCTAAGGGAATCTTCTTTCATTCTAAGTAATACTTAGTGTCATTGAGAAA
This DNA window, taken from Ananas comosus cultivar F153 linkage group 5, ASM154086v1, whole genome shotgun sequence, encodes the following:
- the LOC109710049 gene encoding MADS-box transcription factor 21-like, with the translated sequence MGRGKIEIKRIENTTSRQVTFCKRRNGLLKKAYELSVLCDAEIALVIFSTRGRLYEYSNSSIRSTIERYKKACSNSPNSSSTVEVNSHQYYQQEAAKLRHQIQILQNANKHLMGEALSNLTAKELKQLENRLERGIARIRSKKHEQLFAEIEYMQKREADLQNDNMHLRAKIADSERAQQANIVSGGTELDALPTFDSRNYYHVSMLDAASHYSHHQDQTTLHLGYEIKADPAAKNLL